In one window of uncultured Campylobacter sp. DNA:
- a CDS encoding sugar transporter: protein MNVHKIAYTRVIALAFAAFIFNTTEFIPVALLSDIAADFEMDVTSTGLIITIYAWAVSILSLPLMLLTSRLERKRLLLRLFVLFTLSHALAAVAWNFAVLVIARLGIAISHAIFWSITSSLVVRLAPINKGSQAIGMLALGTSLAMVLGLPLGRVVGELFGWRITFFAIGALAAAEALFLWKILPFLPSRRAGSLASLPMLAKRPMLLALYLLTFLIVGAHFTTYSYVEPFVAKFNPAGNHFVTYVLLAFGASGILASVLFSKLYRSFANAFLICSILFILASVLTLKVFVANDVALLLAAFVWGVGIFGFGLCLQIRVLALAPDATDVAISIYSAIYNVGIGGGALLGHQIATRFGLEHIGEAGAILGALGLASYLYASVKFASKK from the coding sequence ATGAACGTCCATAAAATCGCTTACACGAGAGTTATCGCGCTGGCGTTTGCCGCCTTTATTTTTAACACGACTGAATTTATCCCCGTGGCTCTGCTAAGTGACATCGCGGCGGATTTTGAGATGGACGTTACGAGTACGGGGCTAATCATCACGATCTACGCGTGGGCGGTGAGTATCCTTTCGCTGCCACTGATGCTGCTTACATCGAGGCTCGAGCGCAAGAGGCTGCTTTTGCGGCTTTTCGTGCTATTTACGCTAAGCCACGCCCTGGCGGCGGTAGCGTGGAATTTTGCCGTTTTGGTAATCGCGCGACTGGGCATCGCGATTTCGCACGCGATCTTTTGGTCGATCACCTCATCGCTCGTCGTGCGCCTAGCGCCGATAAACAAAGGTTCGCAGGCTATCGGCATGCTGGCTTTGGGCACCTCGCTTGCGATGGTTTTGGGACTTCCTTTGGGACGCGTGGTCGGCGAGCTTTTCGGCTGGAGGATTACGTTTTTTGCGATCGGCGCGCTTGCGGCGGCCGAGGCGCTGTTTCTTTGGAAAATTTTACCGTTTTTACCGAGTCGCCGCGCGGGCTCTCTTGCGAGCTTGCCGATGCTAGCAAAGCGCCCTATGCTGCTTGCTTTGTATCTGCTGACGTTTTTGATCGTAGGCGCGCATTTTACGACCTATAGCTACGTCGAGCCCTTCGTGGCGAAATTTAATCCCGCAGGCAATCACTTCGTAACCTACGTCCTGCTTGCATTCGGTGCTTCCGGCATTCTTGCTAGCGTGCTTTTTTCAAAGCTTTACCGTTCATTTGCGAACGCCTTTTTGATCTGCTCGATCCTCTTTATCCTAGCCTCGGTGCTAACGCTAAAGGTTTTTGTCGCAAATGACGTAGCGCTGCTGCTTGCAGCTTTCGTCTGGGGAGTGGGGATTTTTGGCTTTGGGCTTTGTTTGCAGATTAGGGTTTTGGCGCTGGCTCCCGACGCTACCGACGTCGCGATATCGATCTACTCGGCGATATATAACGTAGGCATCGGCGGCGGAGCGCTTTTAGGGCATCAGATCGCAACGAGATTCGGGCTTGAACACATAGGCGAGGCAGGCGCGATACTGGGCGCGCTAGGGCTTGCAAGCTACCTCTATGCAAGCGTGAAATTCGCATCTAAAAAATGA
- a CDS encoding TerB family tellurite resistance protein: protein MKIDGKIEDSEMAYLQDFIENTPLSNQDQMQLIEQLGSKEKTTVDYSVFKENFDESLTLVVDMIALANIDGNFHVTERMFIKNVAKTIGFDESDLNELLGNSIK, encoded by the coding sequence ATGAAGATAGACGGTAAAATCGAAGATAGCGAAATGGCGTATCTGCAGGATTTTATAGAAAATACCCCACTATCGAACCAGGACCAAATGCAGTTGATAGAACAGCTTGGCTCAAAAGAGAAAACTACGGTCGATTATTCCGTTTTTAAAGAAAATTTCGATGAGTCTTTGACATTAGTAGTAGACATGATCGCACTTGCAAATATAGACGGAAATTTTCACGTAACTGAAAGAATGTTTATCAAAAATGTCGCAAAAACTATAGGATTTGACGAAAGCGATTTAAACGAACTTTTAGGAAACAGTATAAAATAG
- the ttdB gene encoding L(+)-tartrate dehydratase subunit beta has product MSKKILTTPINAEDLADIKIGDVIYLSGHIVTCRDVPHRRVVEDGRELPLDIRGGAILHAGPIIRKVGDEGFEMVSVGPTTSMRMEKFEREFIAKTGVRLIVGKGGMGEGTMSGCKEFGAIHCVFPAGCAVVAATQVEQIEGADWTELGMPETLWKCRVREFGPLIVSIDAHGNNLFEQNKVKFNEKKDAALAEILPQVGFIK; this is encoded by the coding sequence ATGAGTAAGAAAATTTTAACCACGCCGATCAATGCCGAGGATCTGGCGGATATCAAGATCGGCGACGTGATATACCTCAGCGGACACATCGTCACCTGCCGCGACGTGCCGCACAGACGCGTCGTAGAGGATGGTCGCGAGCTGCCGCTTGATATCAGAGGCGGCGCTATCCTGCACGCAGGGCCGATCATCAGAAAAGTGGGCGATGAGGGCTTTGAGATGGTCTCCGTGGGGCCGACTACTAGCATGCGGATGGAGAAATTCGAGCGCGAGTTTATCGCTAAAACGGGCGTGCGCCTCATTGTCGGAAAAGGCGGCATGGGCGAGGGCACGATGAGCGGCTGCAAGGAGTTTGGCGCGATACACTGCGTATTTCCCGCGGGCTGCGCGGTGGTGGCCGCGACGCAGGTCGAGCAGATCGAGGGCGCGGACTGGACGGAGCTTGGGATGCCCGAGACGCTGTGGAAGTGCCGCGTGAGGGAGTTTGGTCCGCTCATCGTCTCCATAGACGCGCACGGAAATAATCTTTTTGAGCAGAACAAAGTCAAATTTAACGAGAAAAAGGATGCGGCGCTAGCTGAAATTTTACCGCAGGTCGGATTTATAAAGTAA
- the ttdA gene encoding L(+)-tartrate dehydratase subunit alpha, protein MDKQKAVQKMTEVMAKFVGYTGKVLPDDVTAKLSELAERETQPLAKEIYKTMFENQRLAKELDRPSCQDTGVIQFFVRCGANFPLIGELEELLREAVLRATREAPLRHNSVETFDEYNTGKNVGKGTPSVFWEIVPQSSECEIHTYMAGGGCSLPGKATVLMPGMGYEGVVKFVMDIMTSYGINACPPLLVGVGVGTSIDVASLLSKKALMRPLGSHNPNDRAALTEKLLEDGINKIGLGPQGMSGASSVMGVHIENCARHPSVIAVAVNVGCWSHRKGHIVWDEQLNFAVKSHKEFAL, encoded by the coding sequence ATGGATAAACAAAAAGCCGTGCAAAAGATGACCGAGGTCATGGCGAAATTCGTCGGCTACACAGGCAAGGTGCTGCCCGACGACGTTACGGCGAAGCTAAGCGAGCTCGCCGAGCGCGAGACGCAGCCGTTAGCGAAGGAGATCTACAAAACGATGTTTGAAAACCAGCGCCTAGCCAAGGAACTAGATCGTCCGTCCTGTCAGGATACGGGAGTGATCCAGTTTTTCGTACGCTGCGGCGCAAATTTCCCGCTCATCGGCGAGCTTGAGGAGCTGCTTCGAGAGGCCGTGCTGCGAGCGACGCGCGAGGCTCCGCTGCGCCACAACAGCGTCGAGACCTTCGACGAGTACAACACCGGCAAAAACGTCGGCAAGGGCACGCCTAGCGTATTTTGGGAGATCGTGCCGCAAAGCAGCGAGTGCGAGATACACACCTATATGGCGGGCGGCGGCTGTAGTCTGCCCGGCAAGGCAACCGTGCTGATGCCTGGTATGGGCTACGAGGGCGTCGTGAAATTTGTGATGGACATAATGACGAGCTATGGCATAAACGCCTGTCCGCCGCTGCTAGTGGGCGTTGGCGTGGGCACCTCGATCGACGTGGCGTCCCTGCTATCTAAAAAAGCGCTGATGAGACCGCTAGGCTCGCATAATCCAAACGACCGAGCCGCGCTAACCGAAAAGCTACTCGAAGATGGCATCAATAAAATCGGCCTAGGCCCGCAAGGCATGAGCGGCGCGAGCTCCGTAATGGGCGTGCATATCGAAAACTGCGCTCGCCACCCAAGCGTCATCGCCGTCGCCGTAAACGTGGGCTGCTGGTCGCACCGCAAAGGGCACATCGTTTGGGACGAGCAGCTAAATTTTGCCGTAAAATCGCACAAGGAGTTCGCGCTATGA
- a CDS encoding DUF2809 domain-containing protein has product MRGENLREQKSIARLAQKAQTRQSARTRLAFLAAAVLILAVEIYIAICVKGGFVRHYAGDVLAVILLYALARAAFSKPPSNLPLKIFAFAAALELAQYLGAVQILGIENKILKIIIGGTFDFADLLCYAAGCVLAGVYEKFESKI; this is encoded by the coding sequence TTGCGAGGGGAGAATTTAAGAGAGCAAAAAAGTATCGCAAGGCTCGCGCAAAAGGCGCAAACAAGACAAAGCGCGCGAACGAGGCTAGCGTTTTTAGCCGCGGCGGTTTTGATTTTAGCGGTCGAAATTTACATCGCGATCTGCGTAAAGGGCGGCTTCGTGCGGCACTACGCGGGCGACGTTTTGGCCGTCATCTTGCTTTACGCTTTGGCTAGGGCTGCATTTAGCAAGCCGCCGTCAAATTTACCGCTTAAAATTTTTGCGTTCGCGGCGGCTTTGGAGCTCGCGCAGTATCTGGGCGCCGTGCAAATTTTAGGCATAGAAAATAAAATTTTAAAGATAATAATCGGCGGAACGTTTGATTTCGCCGACCTGCTCTGCTACGCCGCAGGCTGCGTCCTGGCGGGCGTATATGAAAAATTTGAAAGTAAAATTTAG
- a CDS encoding ASCH domain-containing protein, with translation MTALLSIKPEFVQAIFDGTKQFEFRKVNFKRKIDKIKIYATKPVGKIVGEFIVDDILKASPEELWDKTSLYAGIDKERYFQYFSGKNMGFAIKIKSVNKYKEPICPYLQYPKFVAPQSFKYI, from the coding sequence ATGACAGCATTATTATCCATTAAGCCGGAATTTGTCCAAGCTATTTTTGATGGAACAAAGCAATTTGAATTTAGAAAAGTAAATTTTAAAAGAAAAATTGATAAAATCAAAATATATGCTACAAAACCGGTCGGTAAGATAGTAGGTGAGTTCATAGTTGACGATATCTTAAAAGCAAGTCCTGAAGAGCTATGGGACAAAACAAGCCTGTACGCCGGCATAGATAAAGAGCGATATTTTCAATATTTTAGCGGTAAAAATATGGGGTTTGCTATAAAAATTAAGTCCGTAAATAAATATAAGGAGCCTATTTGCCCTTATCTACAATATCCGAAATTCGTAGCACCGCAATCGTTCAAGTATATCTAG
- a CDS encoding GNAT family N-acetyltransferase, translated as MLVFDGAIDLTLKYVQCVKADIQNEYTLYNYIKDTKKYYPSFDIWYFMNVIPSLKDGRKKIIISHDNNNLKGLAILKYNEKKLCHLSVMPPYKNKGYGIKLFKQSFIELETEKPFLTVSEEKLIEFKKVFDYFGFELTDIIDGYYRKDKKEYFYNQI; from the coding sequence ATGTTAGTTTTTGACGGCGCCATTGATCTGACATTGAAATATGTTCAATGCGTAAAAGCAGATATACAAAACGAATATACGCTATACAATTATATTAAAGATACAAAAAAATACTATCCAAGCTTTGATATTTGGTATTTTATGAATGTGATACCGTCATTAAAAGACGGAAGGAAAAAAATTATAATCTCTCATGACAATAATAATTTAAAGGGCCTCGCCATATTAAAATACAACGAAAAAAAATTATGCCACCTATCGGTTATGCCCCCCTATAAGAACAAAGGTTATGGCATAAAACTTTTTAAGCAAAGCTTTATAGAATTAGAAACAGAAAAGCCTTTCCTGACAGTGTCCGAAGAAAAATTAATAGAATTTAAAAAAGTATTTGATTACTTTGGATTTGAACTTACAGACATTATAGACGGGTATTACCGAAAAGACAAAAAAGAGTATTTTTATAATCAGATATAA
- the larB gene encoding nickel pincer cofactor biosynthesis protein LarB, translated as MREDEILELFVGIKSGRVSEQEALKYLKNYPYEDVGCAKIDTQRVLRNGAGEVIYGEGKTDDEILRIAGAIGARGQNILITRTNERVFKRVREALPQAEFNARGRVISVKFKEPALTQSYIAIVSAGTADGAVVEEAYETARFLGNDARKFSDAGVAGLHRLIANLEQIRGAKVVIAVAGMEGALASVLAGLVGVPVIAVPTSVGYGASFGGLAALLAMLNSCANGVSVVNIDNGFGAAYNASLINHL; from the coding sequence ATGAGAGAGGATGAAATTTTAGAGCTTTTTGTTGGGATAAAAAGCGGCCGCGTGAGCGAGCAAGAGGCGCTAAAATACCTAAAAAACTACCCTTACGAGGACGTGGGCTGCGCTAAGATCGACACTCAGCGCGTCCTGCGAAACGGCGCGGGCGAAGTGATCTACGGCGAGGGCAAGACGGATGATGAAATTTTACGCATCGCTGGTGCGATCGGCGCGAGAGGGCAAAATATCCTAATCACGCGCACGAACGAGCGGGTTTTTAAGCGGGTGCGCGAGGCGTTGCCGCAGGCGGAGTTTAACGCTCGCGGCCGCGTCATCAGCGTCAAATTTAAAGAGCCCGCGCTCACGCAAAGCTACATCGCGATAGTATCTGCCGGCACCGCCGACGGCGCGGTAGTGGAGGAGGCGTACGAGACGGCGAGATTTCTAGGCAACGACGCGCGCAAATTTAGCGACGCGGGCGTGGCGGGACTGCATAGACTGATCGCAAATTTAGAGCAGATACGCGGCGCAAAGGTCGTGATCGCGGTGGCGGGCATGGAGGGCGCGCTAGCTAGCGTGCTGGCAGGGCTTGTTGGCGTGCCGGTGATCGCGGTGCCCACCAGCGTGGGATACGGCGCGAGTTTTGGCGGACTGGCGGCGCTGCTAGCGATGCTAAACAGCTGCGCAAACGGCGTGAGCGTCGTAAATATCGACAACGGCTTTGGCGCCGCGTATAACGCGAGCCTGATAAATCATCTATAA
- the larE gene encoding ATP-dependent sacrificial sulfur transferase LarE, translating into MTKLEKLKVDLRGLGELAVAFSGGADSSLLLRAAHDALGERAIGITIRSPYMSSREIAEAVEFASIYGIRHEILELGVAEDIKNNPENRCYLCKKAVFSRLIERARELGFSRVADGTNRDDLGEYRPGLKAKEELGVLSPLINLTKSEIRELSRELNLPTAEKPGYACLLTRLPHGREINESELNLIEVAENLLIANGYANVRARCDRKNIKLEMPFSSMRDFLNDAKFKSVVRQLVTLGAAEVTLDLKGLREDVLHERG; encoded by the coding sequence ATGACGAAACTAGAAAAACTAAAGGTTGATCTGCGCGGGCTGGGCGAGCTAGCAGTCGCATTTAGCGGCGGTGCGGACAGCTCGCTGCTGCTGCGCGCGGCACACGATGCGCTGGGTGAGCGCGCGATCGGCATAACGATCAGATCGCCCTACATGTCCTCGCGAGAGATCGCCGAAGCCGTGGAATTTGCTAGCATCTACGGCATCCGACACGAAATTTTAGAGCTAGGCGTCGCGGAGGATATCAAAAATAACCCCGAAAACCGTTGCTATCTGTGCAAAAAGGCGGTGTTTTCGCGCCTGATAGAGCGCGCCCGTGAGCTTGGCTTTAGCCGCGTCGCAGACGGCACGAACCGCGATGATCTAGGCGAATATCGCCCGGGGCTCAAAGCAAAAGAGGAGCTGGGCGTACTATCGCCGCTAATAAATTTAACCAAATCCGAGATCCGCGAGCTCTCGCGCGAGTTAAATTTACCCACTGCCGAAAAACCCGGCTACGCGTGCTTGCTAACGCGTCTACCGCACGGACGCGAGATCAATGAGAGCGAGCTAAATTTGATAGAAGTGGCGGAAAATCTACTCATCGCAAACGGCTACGCAAACGTCCGCGCGCGGTGCGACCGCAAAAATATAAAGCTGGAAATGCCCTTTTCTAGCATGCGAGACTTCCTAAACGACGCTAAATTTAAAAGCGTCGTTAGGCAGCTCGTGACGCTGGGCGCAGCGGAGGTGACGCTTGATCTAAAGGGGCTTAGAGAGGATGTTTTGCATGAGAGAGGATGA
- the larC gene encoding nickel pincer cofactor biosynthesis protein LarC yields MVKILYYDASAGISGDMNLAALVELGVDFGYLCAELEKLNLNGEFKLERKNVLKNGIAATKIDVVPLKSQPHARSYAGIRQILESSNLSRNCKQRAGAIFRTIAQAEAKVHGTDVERVHFHEIGAIDSIADIAGAAICLEYLFENLGVLRVVSSKIELGGGVAICDHGALSVPAPAVCEILKGVPVSLGRANFEMTTPTGAAILKACADEFTDGASFKIEKIGYGAGGKDAAGFANVLRAMICEADENLNDESGKPNLIEKAGYGEACKQILISTNIDDMDAESFAFACEILRENGALDVFSRSIFMKKGRMGFELNALCRKQDAQNLKDLIFTHTTAIGVREIEVAKTELKREFVRVQTKFGEIGLKISGTCQTQKAKPEFEDCKAAALAHGTTIERVRKEALKIYDETRKTKG; encoded by the coding sequence TTGGTTAAAATTTTATATTACGACGCGAGCGCTGGCATCAGCGGCGATATGAACTTAGCCGCGCTGGTGGAGCTTGGCGTGGATTTTGGCTATCTTTGTGCCGAGCTAGAGAAGTTAAATTTAAACGGCGAATTTAAGCTGGAGCGCAAAAACGTGCTAAAAAACGGCATCGCCGCTACTAAAATCGACGTCGTGCCGCTAAAATCGCAGCCTCACGCCAGAAGCTACGCGGGTATCAGGCAAATTTTAGAGAGTTCAAATTTAAGCCGGAACTGCAAGCAAAGAGCGGGCGCGATATTTCGCACGATCGCGCAGGCGGAGGCCAAAGTCCACGGTACGGACGTAGAGCGGGTGCATTTTCATGAGATCGGCGCGATAGATAGTATCGCGGACATCGCGGGCGCGGCGATCTGTCTTGAGTATCTTTTTGAAAATTTAGGCGTCTTGCGCGTCGTAAGCTCCAAAATCGAGCTTGGCGGCGGCGTAGCAATCTGCGATCACGGCGCGCTTAGCGTGCCGGCACCTGCCGTTTGCGAAATTTTAAAAGGTGTGCCCGTAAGCCTCGGACGCGCAAATTTCGAGATGACTACGCCCACGGGCGCGGCGATTTTAAAGGCCTGCGCGGACGAATTTACGGACGGCGCGAGCTTTAAAATAGAAAAAATCGGCTACGGCGCTGGCGGCAAAGACGCCGCGGGCTTTGCAAACGTGCTTCGCGCGATGATTTGCGAGGCGGATGAAAATTTGAACGATGAAAGCGGCAAGCCAAATTTAATCGAAAAAGCCGGCTACGGTGAGGCTTGCAAGCAAATTTTAATCTCCACCAACATCGACGATATGGATGCCGAGAGCTTTGCCTTTGCGTGCGAAATTCTGCGCGAAAACGGCGCGCTGGACGTATTTAGCCGCTCTATTTTTATGAAAAAGGGGCGCATGGGCTTTGAGCTAAACGCGCTGTGCCGCAAGCAGGACGCGCAAAATTTAAAGGATCTGATATTTACGCATACGACGGCGATTGGCGTTCGCGAGATAGAGGTTGCTAAAACCGAGCTAAAACGCGAGTTTGTGCGGGTGCAGACGAAATTCGGCGAGATAGGGCTTAAAATTTCCGGCACCTGCCAAACGCAAAAGGCAAAGCCCGAATTTGAAGACTGCAAGGCTGCGGCGCTCGCGCACGGCACGACGATCGAGCGGGTGCGAAAAGAGGCGCTGAAAATCTATGACGAAACTAGAAAAACTAAAGGTTGA
- the larA gene encoding nickel-dependent lactate racemase: MQIPIAYGKDDHLSLEINEKNLLGVFDPNPVAKFDETALIAKALANPINQKSFDEFIAGDEKIVIIVNDGTRPTPTAKILKQIYPKIREKNKIFIIATGCHRQCSLDEYEMIFGKEIYAEIRAKNEVHDHDSKHDEMVFLGESKNGTQMYLNKAVAEAKKVIVIGSVEPHYFAGYTGGRKAFLPGTASYESITQNHKLALSADAQALRLEGNPVHEDMIDAMKVLAHIDVFSIQTVLDSEHGVYYASAGDLNDSFYDCVKKADEVFCVNIPRKADIVISVAPYPMDVDLYQAQKALDNGKLALAEGGILIMVAKCRTGIGPKPFFDLMASADTPKKVLEKISAGFKLGYHKAAKMAEISLWAQTWAVSDLSDDEMRAVHLKPYHDIQKAVDDALAQKGADAKIIILPFGSMTVPKA, encoded by the coding sequence ATGCAAATCCCTATCGCATACGGCAAAGATGATCATCTAAGTCTAGAGATAAACGAGAAAAATTTGCTCGGCGTTTTCGATCCAAACCCCGTGGCTAAATTTGACGAAACGGCGCTCATCGCAAAGGCTCTAGCAAATCCGATAAATCAAAAAAGCTTTGACGAGTTTATAGCAGGCGATGAAAAGATCGTAATCATCGTAAACGACGGCACGCGCCCGACGCCGACGGCAAAAATTTTAAAGCAAATTTACCCGAAAATCCGCGAGAAAAATAAAATTTTCATCATCGCCACGGGCTGCCACAGGCAGTGCTCGCTCGATGAGTACGAGATGATCTTCGGCAAAGAAATTTACGCGGAGATCAGAGCCAAAAACGAAGTTCACGATCACGACTCCAAGCACGACGAGATGGTCTTTTTAGGCGAGAGCAAAAACGGCACGCAGATGTATCTAAACAAAGCCGTTGCAGAGGCGAAAAAGGTGATCGTCATAGGTTCGGTCGAGCCGCACTATTTCGCGGGCTACACGGGCGGCAGAAAGGCCTTTTTGCCGGGCACCGCGTCGTACGAGAGCATCACGCAAAATCACAAGCTCGCCCTAAGCGCCGACGCGCAAGCTCTGCGCCTAGAGGGGAACCCAGTGCACGAGGATATGATCGACGCGATGAAGGTGCTCGCGCACATCGACGTTTTTTCGATCCAGACGGTACTTGACAGCGAGCACGGCGTGTATTACGCAAGCGCTGGCGATCTAAACGATAGCTTTTACGACTGCGTCAAAAAGGCCGACGAGGTATTTTGCGTAAATATCCCGCGCAAGGCCGACATCGTGATCTCGGTCGCGCCCTATCCGATGGACGTCGATCTATATCAAGCTCAAAAAGCCCTAGATAACGGCAAACTAGCGCTCGCTGAAGGGGGAATTTTAATAATGGTCGCAAAATGCCGCACGGGCATCGGACCAAAGCCGTTTTTTGATCTGATGGCCTCCGCCGATACGCCCAAAAAGGTGCTAGAAAAGATCAGCGCGGGCTTTAAGCTCGGCTATCACAAGGCCGCTAAAATGGCCGAAATCTCGCTCTGGGCGCAGACTTGGGCAGTATCGGATCTTAGCGACGATGAGATGCGAGCCGTACACCTAAAGCCGTATCACGACATCCAAAAGGCCGTGGACGACGCGCTCGCGCAAAAGGGCGCGGACGCAAAAATCATCATCCTGCCGTTTGGCTCGATGACGGTGCCTAAGGCCTAG
- a CDS encoding anaerobic C4-dicarboxylate transporter, which translates to MEFLTSLSESTQFFLQLIIVLGCLFYGAKKGGMALGILGGIGLVILVFGFRLEPGKPAVDVILTILAVVVASATLQATGGLDVMLQIAEKLLRKHPKMVCIIAPTVAWTLTILCGTGHTVYTLLPIIYDVAIKNGIRPERPMAASTISSQLAIIASPVSVAGVSMVAILLGQGVHIEGFSTYLDLLKLTIPSTFIGMLAIGTWSIFRGKDLDKDPEFQEKIKDPEQKKYIYGESTTLLGQKLPRIKWICMWIFLATIALVAVLGYEKSLRPAWTKNVPGKSVEIIVDKKTVKNITIKDGQVISMVDGGKVVSNVKESKAKDATKFNSVEIYDKDKKLTQSIVAQDGNVVITTGDKSESIANASIVVKDTMKKTTNLNMVLTIQIFMLLAASIMMIASGIKAGNIAKNEIFHSGMIALVAIYGISWMAETMFTAHIEMLKASLGEVVKAYPWTYIIVSLLISKFLNSQAAAIATFVPLAVTIGIDPGLIIAFAPACYGYYILPTYPSDLAAIQFDRSGTTHIGKFVINHSFIFPGLIGVLTACGVGFVLAHLYGYL; encoded by the coding sequence ATGGAGTTTCTGACAAGTTTGTCTGAAAGCACTCAATTCTTTTTGCAGCTCATTATAGTCTTGGGCTGTTTATTTTACGGTGCTAAAAAAGGCGGTATGGCGCTGGGAATTCTAGGCGGTATAGGCTTAGTGATCTTAGTGTTTGGATTTAGATTAGAGCCGGGTAAGCCGGCAGTGGATGTTATTTTAACTATCCTCGCAGTTGTCGTAGCAAGTGCAACGCTACAGGCTACGGGAGGACTTGATGTAATGCTTCAAATAGCGGAGAAATTGCTTCGTAAGCATCCAAAGATGGTTTGTATCATCGCTCCAACTGTTGCGTGGACGCTTACAATCTTATGTGGAACCGGACACACCGTCTATACGCTACTTCCGATCATCTATGACGTAGCTATTAAAAATGGAATTCGCCCTGAGCGCCCGATGGCTGCTTCTACGATCTCCTCGCAGCTTGCTATCATCGCTAGCCCCGTTTCGGTTGCCGGCGTTTCGATGGTCGCGATCTTGCTAGGTCAAGGCGTGCATATCGAGGGCTTTAGTACGTATTTGGATCTGCTAAAACTCACTATCCCTTCTACTTTCATCGGTATGCTTGCGATCGGAACGTGGTCGATTTTTAGAGGTAAAGATCTAGATAAAGATCCGGAATTCCAAGAAAAGATCAAAGACCCAGAGCAGAAAAAATATATCTACGGCGAAAGCACGACCTTGCTAGGTCAAAAGCTTCCTAGGATTAAGTGGATCTGCATGTGGATATTCTTAGCCACTATTGCGCTAGTTGCGGTTTTAGGTTACGAGAAAAGCTTGCGCCCTGCGTGGACTAAAAATGTCCCTGGCAAATCCGTAGAGATCATCGTCGATAAAAAAACGGTCAAAAACATCACGATCAAAGATGGTCAGGTTATCTCCATGGTGGATGGCGGTAAGGTCGTCTCAAACGTCAAAGAGTCTAAAGCCAAAGATGCGACGAAATTTAATAGCGTCGAAATTTACGACAAAGATAAAAAGCTTACCCAAAGCATCGTCGCTCAAGACGGAAACGTCGTCATCACGACAGGCGATAAGAGCGAAAGCATCGCAAATGCAAGCATTGTCGTAAAAGATACGATGAAAAAGACCACAAATTTGAATATGGTCTTAACCATTCAAATTTTCATGCTCCTAGCGGCGTCCATCATGATGATCGCTTCTGGTATTAAAGCGGGCAATATCGCTAAAAACGAAATTTTTCATAGCGGTATGATTGCACTCGTGGCGATTTATGGAATTTCATGGATGGCAGAGACTATGTTTACTGCTCATATCGAAATGCTTAAGGCATCCCTTGGCGAGGTCGTTAAGGCCTATCCATGGACCTATATCATCGTCTCTTTGCTCATCAGTAAATTTTTAAATTCCCAAGCTGCGGCTATCGCAACCTTCGTTCCACTCGCCGTCACTATCGGCATTGATCCGGGTCTAATCATCGCATTTGCACCGGCTTGCTACGGATACTATATCCTACCTACCTATCCGAGCGATCTTGCGGCGATCCAGTTCGACCGCTCGGGCACCACGCATATCGGAAAATTCGTCATCAACCATAGCTTCATTTTCCCTGGCTTGATCGGCGTTCTTACTGCTTGCGGTGTGGGCTTTGTGCTTGCGCATCTTTACGGCTATTTATAA